A single window of Salvia splendens isolate huo1 chromosome 8, SspV2, whole genome shotgun sequence DNA harbors:
- the LOC121743026 gene encoding cytochrome c oxidase assembly protein COX15-like isoform X1, translating into MIENKLILLLRRSKSLTPKFSESKFSKWKTYSTPSTESQSSFYYSRIIPSVKTSITGSFIGCGIRSLLQNNVKNFHIRSFRNFSTAKSTNAKGTEGLKLLVTAGSNAQEVVGIWLFVSAAWVYSMVVLGGVTRLAKSGLPMTGWKFTGRLPLSNDDWLAEFEKYKQSHDYKRVNKEMTIDDFRLMYYMEYAHVLWGRSLAVMFGVPFSYFLLKGYITLLLGLRLSGLFALCAGQGLIGRWTAKCSEEPKSEFAGPRVSFYHLAAHSISTFVVYSGLFWTALSVAMPESPAESIAWVQQAAKVKRFVLPASFIVGITAISGAFVAESGGAFSASSHTSEGWVSNDVFVLKTQLVHQVLAAASLLAIGGLWWSTRTPDIPPALRPLIGSTIGIAAVQVSLGTAPLLSTAPPSLGTLHQAGVLTLLTLAIYLNHIVRRPSSQLLKTLSSVSKTIT; encoded by the exons ATGATTGAAAACAAATTGATTTTGCTTCTGAGGAGAAGCAAATCCCTAACCCCCAAATTTTCTGAATCGAAGTTTAGCAAATGGAAAACATATTCCACTCCTTCAACCGAATCACAGTCGAGCTTTTACTACTCGAGAATCATTCCTTCTGTCAAAACCTCAATCACAGGAAGCTTCATTGGCTGTGGTATAAGGTCATTGCTTCAAAATAATGTTAAG AACTTCCACATTCGCTCATTCCGGAATTTCTCAACCGCCAAATCCACAAATGCAAAAGGAACAGAAGGATTGAAACTTCTGGTCACTGCTGGGTCCAATGCTCAGGAAGTAGTTGGTATTTGGCTTTTTGTATCTGCTGCTTGGGTGTACAGCATGGTGGTTCTCGGTGGCGTCACACGGCTGGCTAAGTCTGGCCTTCCAATGACAGGCTGGAAATTCACTGGTCGTCTTCCTCTCTCTAATGACGATTGGTTGGCAGAATTTGAAAAATACAAGCAATCCCATGACTACAAACG AGTAAATAAAGAGATGACTATTGATGATTTTAGGTTGATGTATTATATGGAGTATGCTCATGTTTTGTGGGGAAGGTCATTGGCCGTTATGTTTGGAGTacctttttcatattttcttttaaaaggaTATATTACACTCCTTCTCGGACTTAGGCTCTCTGGACTATTTGCTCTTTGTGCTGGGCAAGGACTAATAGGGCGGTGGACAGCCAAGTGTTCAGAG GAACCCAAGTCCGAGTTTGCTGGACCAAGAGTAAGTTTTTACCACCTAGCAGCTCATTCGATTTCAACCTTTGTTGTTTACTCTGGGCTCTTTTGGACGGCTCTTTCTGTCGCCATGCCTGAATCCCCTGCGGAATCAATAGCCTGGGTTCAACAGGCAGCAAAGGTCAAGCGTTTTGTTCTCCCTGCAAGTTTTATTGTTGGGATCACTGCTATCTCTGGAGCATTTGTGGCTGAAAGT GGCGGTGCTTTTAGTGCTTCTTCACATACGAGCGAGGGATGGGTTTCAAATGATGTATTTGTCTTGAAAACTCAG CTCGTCCACCAAGTACTCGCTGCTGCATCTTTACTTGCCATTGGTGGCCTGTGGTGGTCGACAAGAACACCTGATATACCTCCTGCATTACGGCCTTTAATAGGAAGCACTATTGGCATCGCTGCAGTTCAG GTTAGTTTGGGGACAGCTCCTCTCTTGTCGACTGCACCGCCCTCACTGGGCACTCTTCATCAGGCGGGCGTGTTGACCCTCTTAACCCTCGCAATATATCTGAACCACATCGTGAGACGACCTTCTTCTCAACTCCTCAAAACTCTTTCTTCTGTAAGTAAAACAATAACCTGA
- the LOC121743026 gene encoding cytochrome c oxidase assembly protein COX15-like isoform X2: MIENKLILLLRRSKSLTPKFSESKFSKWKTYSTPSTESQSSFYYSRIIPSVKTSITGSFIGCGLLLSVQNFHIRSFRNFSTAKSTNAKGTEGLKLLVTAGSNAQEVVGIWLFVSAAWVYSMVVLGGVTRLAKSGLPMTGWKFTGRLPLSNDDWLAEFEKYKQSHDYKRVNKEMTIDDFRLMYYMEYAHVLWGRSLAVMFGVPFSYFLLKGYITLLLGLRLSGLFALCAGQGLIGRWTAKCSEEPKSEFAGPRVSFYHLAAHSISTFVVYSGLFWTALSVAMPESPAESIAWVQQAAKVKRFVLPASFIVGITAISGAFVAESGGAFSASSHTSEGWVSNDVFVLKTQLVHQVLAAASLLAIGGLWWSTRTPDIPPALRPLIGSTIGIAAVQVSLGTAPLLSTAPPSLGTLHQAGVLTLLTLAIYLNHIVRRPSSQLLKTLSSVSKTIT; encoded by the exons ATGATTGAAAACAAATTGATTTTGCTTCTGAGGAGAAGCAAATCCCTAACCCCCAAATTTTCTGAATCGAAGTTTAGCAAATGGAAAACATATTCCACTCCTTCAACCGAATCACAGTCGAGCTTTTACTACTCGAGAATCATTCCTTCTGTCAAAACCTCAATCACAGGAAGCTTCATTGGCTGTG GACTCTTGTTATCTGTCCAGAACTTCCACATTCGCTCATTCCGGAATTTCTCAACCGCCAAATCCACAAATGCAAAAGGAACAGAAGGATTGAAACTTCTGGTCACTGCTGGGTCCAATGCTCAGGAAGTAGTTGGTATTTGGCTTTTTGTATCTGCTGCTTGGGTGTACAGCATGGTGGTTCTCGGTGGCGTCACACGGCTGGCTAAGTCTGGCCTTCCAATGACAGGCTGGAAATTCACTGGTCGTCTTCCTCTCTCTAATGACGATTGGTTGGCAGAATTTGAAAAATACAAGCAATCCCATGACTACAAACG AGTAAATAAAGAGATGACTATTGATGATTTTAGGTTGATGTATTATATGGAGTATGCTCATGTTTTGTGGGGAAGGTCATTGGCCGTTATGTTTGGAGTacctttttcatattttcttttaaaaggaTATATTACACTCCTTCTCGGACTTAGGCTCTCTGGACTATTTGCTCTTTGTGCTGGGCAAGGACTAATAGGGCGGTGGACAGCCAAGTGTTCAGAG GAACCCAAGTCCGAGTTTGCTGGACCAAGAGTAAGTTTTTACCACCTAGCAGCTCATTCGATTTCAACCTTTGTTGTTTACTCTGGGCTCTTTTGGACGGCTCTTTCTGTCGCCATGCCTGAATCCCCTGCGGAATCAATAGCCTGGGTTCAACAGGCAGCAAAGGTCAAGCGTTTTGTTCTCCCTGCAAGTTTTATTGTTGGGATCACTGCTATCTCTGGAGCATTTGTGGCTGAAAGT GGCGGTGCTTTTAGTGCTTCTTCACATACGAGCGAGGGATGGGTTTCAAATGATGTATTTGTCTTGAAAACTCAG CTCGTCCACCAAGTACTCGCTGCTGCATCTTTACTTGCCATTGGTGGCCTGTGGTGGTCGACAAGAACACCTGATATACCTCCTGCATTACGGCCTTTAATAGGAAGCACTATTGGCATCGCTGCAGTTCAG GTTAGTTTGGGGACAGCTCCTCTCTTGTCGACTGCACCGCCCTCACTGGGCACTCTTCATCAGGCGGGCGTGTTGACCCTCTTAACCCTCGCAATATATCTGAACCACATCGTGAGACGACCTTCTTCTCAACTCCTCAAAACTCTTTCTTCTGTAAGTAAAACAATAACCTGA
- the LOC121743026 gene encoding cytochrome c oxidase assembly protein COX15-like isoform X4: MENIFHSFNRITVELLLLENHSFCQNLNHRKLHWLCLFELAKNFHIRSFRNFSTAKSTNAKGTEGLKLLVTAGSNAQEVVGIWLFVSAAWVYSMVVLGGVTRLAKSGLPMTGWKFTGRLPLSNDDWLAEFEKYKQSHDYKRVNKEMTIDDFRLMYYMEYAHVLWGRSLAVMFGVPFSYFLLKGYITLLLGLRLSGLFALCAGQGLIGRWTAKCSEEPKSEFAGPRVSFYHLAAHSISTFVVYSGLFWTALSVAMPESPAESIAWVQQAAKVKRFVLPASFIVGITAISGAFVAESGGAFSASSHTSEGWVSNDVFVLKTQLVHQVLAAASLLAIGGLWWSTRTPDIPPALRPLIGSTIGIAAVQVSLGTAPLLSTAPPSLGTLHQAGVLTLLTLAIYLNHIVRRPSSQLLKTLSSVSKTIT; encoded by the exons ATGGAAAACATATTCCACTCCTTCAACCGAATCACAGTCGAGCTTTTACTACTCGAGAATCATTCCTTCTGTCAAAACCTCAATCACAGGAAGCTTCATTGGCTGTG TCTGTTTGAGCTTGCTAAG AACTTCCACATTCGCTCATTCCGGAATTTCTCAACCGCCAAATCCACAAATGCAAAAGGAACAGAAGGATTGAAACTTCTGGTCACTGCTGGGTCCAATGCTCAGGAAGTAGTTGGTATTTGGCTTTTTGTATCTGCTGCTTGGGTGTACAGCATGGTGGTTCTCGGTGGCGTCACACGGCTGGCTAAGTCTGGCCTTCCAATGACAGGCTGGAAATTCACTGGTCGTCTTCCTCTCTCTAATGACGATTGGTTGGCAGAATTTGAAAAATACAAGCAATCCCATGACTACAAACG AGTAAATAAAGAGATGACTATTGATGATTTTAGGTTGATGTATTATATGGAGTATGCTCATGTTTTGTGGGGAAGGTCATTGGCCGTTATGTTTGGAGTacctttttcatattttcttttaaaaggaTATATTACACTCCTTCTCGGACTTAGGCTCTCTGGACTATTTGCTCTTTGTGCTGGGCAAGGACTAATAGGGCGGTGGACAGCCAAGTGTTCAGAG GAACCCAAGTCCGAGTTTGCTGGACCAAGAGTAAGTTTTTACCACCTAGCAGCTCATTCGATTTCAACCTTTGTTGTTTACTCTGGGCTCTTTTGGACGGCTCTTTCTGTCGCCATGCCTGAATCCCCTGCGGAATCAATAGCCTGGGTTCAACAGGCAGCAAAGGTCAAGCGTTTTGTTCTCCCTGCAAGTTTTATTGTTGGGATCACTGCTATCTCTGGAGCATTTGTGGCTGAAAGT GGCGGTGCTTTTAGTGCTTCTTCACATACGAGCGAGGGATGGGTTTCAAATGATGTATTTGTCTTGAAAACTCAG CTCGTCCACCAAGTACTCGCTGCTGCATCTTTACTTGCCATTGGTGGCCTGTGGTGGTCGACAAGAACACCTGATATACCTCCTGCATTACGGCCTTTAATAGGAAGCACTATTGGCATCGCTGCAGTTCAG GTTAGTTTGGGGACAGCTCCTCTCTTGTCGACTGCACCGCCCTCACTGGGCACTCTTCATCAGGCGGGCGTGTTGACCCTCTTAACCCTCGCAATATATCTGAACCACATCGTGAGACGACCTTCTTCTCAACTCCTCAAAACTCTTTCTTCTGTAAGTAAAACAATAACCTGA
- the LOC121743026 gene encoding cytochrome c oxidase assembly protein COX15-like isoform X5, translated as MENIFHSFNRITVELLLLENHSFCQNLNHRKLHWLWYKNFHIRSFRNFSTAKSTNAKGTEGLKLLVTAGSNAQEVVGIWLFVSAAWVYSMVVLGGVTRLAKSGLPMTGWKFTGRLPLSNDDWLAEFEKYKQSHDYKRVNKEMTIDDFRLMYYMEYAHVLWGRSLAVMFGVPFSYFLLKGYITLLLGLRLSGLFALCAGQGLIGRWTAKCSEEPKSEFAGPRVSFYHLAAHSISTFVVYSGLFWTALSVAMPESPAESIAWVQQAAKVKRFVLPASFIVGITAISGAFVAESGGAFSASSHTSEGWVSNDVFVLKTQLVHQVLAAASLLAIGGLWWSTRTPDIPPALRPLIGSTIGIAAVQVSLGTAPLLSTAPPSLGTLHQAGVLTLLTLAIYLNHIVRRPSSQLLKTLSSVSKTIT; from the exons ATGGAAAACATATTCCACTCCTTCAACCGAATCACAGTCGAGCTTTTACTACTCGAGAATCATTCCTTCTGTCAAAACCTCAATCACAGGAAGCTTCATTGGCTGTGGTATAAG AACTTCCACATTCGCTCATTCCGGAATTTCTCAACCGCCAAATCCACAAATGCAAAAGGAACAGAAGGATTGAAACTTCTGGTCACTGCTGGGTCCAATGCTCAGGAAGTAGTTGGTATTTGGCTTTTTGTATCTGCTGCTTGGGTGTACAGCATGGTGGTTCTCGGTGGCGTCACACGGCTGGCTAAGTCTGGCCTTCCAATGACAGGCTGGAAATTCACTGGTCGTCTTCCTCTCTCTAATGACGATTGGTTGGCAGAATTTGAAAAATACAAGCAATCCCATGACTACAAACG AGTAAATAAAGAGATGACTATTGATGATTTTAGGTTGATGTATTATATGGAGTATGCTCATGTTTTGTGGGGAAGGTCATTGGCCGTTATGTTTGGAGTacctttttcatattttcttttaaaaggaTATATTACACTCCTTCTCGGACTTAGGCTCTCTGGACTATTTGCTCTTTGTGCTGGGCAAGGACTAATAGGGCGGTGGACAGCCAAGTGTTCAGAG GAACCCAAGTCCGAGTTTGCTGGACCAAGAGTAAGTTTTTACCACCTAGCAGCTCATTCGATTTCAACCTTTGTTGTTTACTCTGGGCTCTTTTGGACGGCTCTTTCTGTCGCCATGCCTGAATCCCCTGCGGAATCAATAGCCTGGGTTCAACAGGCAGCAAAGGTCAAGCGTTTTGTTCTCCCTGCAAGTTTTATTGTTGGGATCACTGCTATCTCTGGAGCATTTGTGGCTGAAAGT GGCGGTGCTTTTAGTGCTTCTTCACATACGAGCGAGGGATGGGTTTCAAATGATGTATTTGTCTTGAAAACTCAG CTCGTCCACCAAGTACTCGCTGCTGCATCTTTACTTGCCATTGGTGGCCTGTGGTGGTCGACAAGAACACCTGATATACCTCCTGCATTACGGCCTTTAATAGGAAGCACTATTGGCATCGCTGCAGTTCAG GTTAGTTTGGGGACAGCTCCTCTCTTGTCGACTGCACCGCCCTCACTGGGCACTCTTCATCAGGCGGGCGTGTTGACCCTCTTAACCCTCGCAATATATCTGAACCACATCGTGAGACGACCTTCTTCTCAACTCCTCAAAACTCTTTCTTCTGTAAGTAAAACAATAACCTGA
- the LOC121743026 gene encoding cytochrome c oxidase assembly protein COX15-like isoform X3, producing MIENKLILLLRRSKSLTPKFSESKFSKWKTYSTPSTESQSSFYYSRIIPSVKTSITGSFIGCGIRSLLQNNVKNFHIRSFRNFSTAKSTNAKGTEGLKLLVTAGSNAQEVVGIWLFVSAAWVYSMVVLGGVTRLAKSGLPMTGWKFTGRLPLSNDDWLAEFEKYKQSHDYKRLMYYMEYAHVLWGRSLAVMFGVPFSYFLLKGYITLLLGLRLSGLFALCAGQGLIGRWTAKCSEEPKSEFAGPRVSFYHLAAHSISTFVVYSGLFWTALSVAMPESPAESIAWVQQAAKVKRFVLPASFIVGITAISGAFVAESGGAFSASSHTSEGWVSNDVFVLKTQLVHQVLAAASLLAIGGLWWSTRTPDIPPALRPLIGSTIGIAAVQVSLGTAPLLSTAPPSLGTLHQAGVLTLLTLAIYLNHIVRRPSSQLLKTLSSVSKTIT from the exons ATGATTGAAAACAAATTGATTTTGCTTCTGAGGAGAAGCAAATCCCTAACCCCCAAATTTTCTGAATCGAAGTTTAGCAAATGGAAAACATATTCCACTCCTTCAACCGAATCACAGTCGAGCTTTTACTACTCGAGAATCATTCCTTCTGTCAAAACCTCAATCACAGGAAGCTTCATTGGCTGTGGTATAAGGTCATTGCTTCAAAATAATGTTAAG AACTTCCACATTCGCTCATTCCGGAATTTCTCAACCGCCAAATCCACAAATGCAAAAGGAACAGAAGGATTGAAACTTCTGGTCACTGCTGGGTCCAATGCTCAGGAAGTAGTTGGTATTTGGCTTTTTGTATCTGCTGCTTGGGTGTACAGCATGGTGGTTCTCGGTGGCGTCACACGGCTGGCTAAGTCTGGCCTTCCAATGACAGGCTGGAAATTCACTGGTCGTCTTCCTCTCTCTAATGACGATTGGTTGGCAGAATTTGAAAAATACAAGCAATCCCATGACTACAAACG GTTGATGTATTATATGGAGTATGCTCATGTTTTGTGGGGAAGGTCATTGGCCGTTATGTTTGGAGTacctttttcatattttcttttaaaaggaTATATTACACTCCTTCTCGGACTTAGGCTCTCTGGACTATTTGCTCTTTGTGCTGGGCAAGGACTAATAGGGCGGTGGACAGCCAAGTGTTCAGAG GAACCCAAGTCCGAGTTTGCTGGACCAAGAGTAAGTTTTTACCACCTAGCAGCTCATTCGATTTCAACCTTTGTTGTTTACTCTGGGCTCTTTTGGACGGCTCTTTCTGTCGCCATGCCTGAATCCCCTGCGGAATCAATAGCCTGGGTTCAACAGGCAGCAAAGGTCAAGCGTTTTGTTCTCCCTGCAAGTTTTATTGTTGGGATCACTGCTATCTCTGGAGCATTTGTGGCTGAAAGT GGCGGTGCTTTTAGTGCTTCTTCACATACGAGCGAGGGATGGGTTTCAAATGATGTATTTGTCTTGAAAACTCAG CTCGTCCACCAAGTACTCGCTGCTGCATCTTTACTTGCCATTGGTGGCCTGTGGTGGTCGACAAGAACACCTGATATACCTCCTGCATTACGGCCTTTAATAGGAAGCACTATTGGCATCGCTGCAGTTCAG GTTAGTTTGGGGACAGCTCCTCTCTTGTCGACTGCACCGCCCTCACTGGGCACTCTTCATCAGGCGGGCGTGTTGACCCTCTTAACCCTCGCAATATATCTGAACCACATCGTGAGACGACCTTCTTCTCAACTCCTCAAAACTCTTTCTTCTGTAAGTAAAACAATAACCTGA